CCTACCACTGCGGCATCGACAAGGTCGACGTCAAGGGCATCACTTCACGCGGCATACTGTTGGATCTGGTGCGCCACCGCGGCGCCGAGGTGTTCCTCGAGCACGGAAACCCGATCACCCCGGAAGAACTGGACGACGTGGTCCGTTCGCAGGGGGTGACGATCGAGCGAGGCGACATCGTGCTGATCCGAACCGGTTGGTGGGCAAGGTTTTTGCAGACCGGCAACAAGACGGAGCCGTACTCCGGCCTGGACTGGCGATGCGCCCAGTGGCTGCACCACCACGAGATCGCCGCGGTCGCGGCCGACAACCTCCAGGTCGAAGACCCGGTTTCCGGTGTCGAGGGACTATTCCTGCCGTTCCACCTGCTCTGCCTGCGTGACATGGGTCTGATGCTGGGCGAGTACTGGGACCTCACCGCGCTGGCGGCCGACTGCGCCGCCGACGGTATCTACGAGTTCCAGCTCGTCGCGCCGCCCTTGAGATTTGTTGGCGCCGTGGGCTCTCCGGTGAATCCGATCGCGATCAAGTGATGGAGTACCGTACCACCGTGGTCGACGGCCTCGTCACCGCCTATCTGGAGGCTGGCGACGGTGACCCGGTGGTGCTGCTGCACGGCGGCGAGTTCGGCGCCAGCGCCGAGCTGGGCTGGGAGCGGAACATCGCCGCCCTGGCCGCGCATCACCGGGTGCTGGCGCCCGACATGCTGGGATTCGGCCGGTCGGCGAAGGTCATCGACTTCGTCGATGGGCGTGGGATGCGCATCCGGCATGTGGCGCGCTTCTGTGACGCGCTCGGCATCGACTCCGCGCATTTCGCCGGGAATTCGATGGGCGCCATCATGCTGCTCACCGACACGACCTCGGATGCGCCATGGCTGCCGGTCCGCAGCATGGCAGTCATCTGCGGCGGCGGGGACATCCAGAAAAATCGGCACTTTGAGGCGCTCCAGGAATATGACGCGACGCTGCCGGCGATGCGGCGCATTGTCGAGGCGCTGTTCTACGACGCCAGCTATCCGGCCGATGATGACTATGTGCGGCGCCGCTACGAGTCAAGCATGGCGCCCGGGGCGTGGGAGGCCGTGGCGGCGGCCCGCTTTCGGCGTCCGGGCGCCGCGTCACCCGCGGCTCCGTCAAGTGCGCGGCCGTATGAACGCATCCAGGTGCCGACCCTTGTCGTCGAGGGGGCCAACGACAAGCTGCTCGCGTCGGGTTGGGCCGCGCAGATCGCGAAGCAGATCGACGGCGGACGCCACCTGGTCATCGACGGAGCCGGTCACTGCCCGCAGATCGAGCAGTCGTCCACCGTCAACGGGCTACTGCTGGCTTTCTTCCGCGAGCAGACGTAAAAGCCCCCATTTCGGGCTCTTCTGACAGTTCCGTGGGTGGATAGCAGCGAAGTAGGGGCGCACGCCGTTGTGGCTTAAGGTTTCTGGCTTGTGAAGGGTCCGAAACCAAAGGAGCCAGCAACGACGTGCGCAATGTGAGGCTATGGCGTGCGCTGCTTGGTGTCGACCGCCGCACGGTAATCGAGGACATCGAGTTCGCTGAAGACGGCGATGGCGCGGAGTTGGTGGTGGCGCGGGTGCGCTCGCGCAGCGGTATGTCGGGCCGCTGTGGCCGCTGTCAACGCAAGGCGCCCTGGTATGACCGGGGTGAGGGACCGCGGCGGTGGCGGGGCTTGGACTTGGGCACGATCCGGGTGTTTTTTGGAGGCCGAGGCGCCGCGGGTGAATTGCCCCGCCCATGGGCCGACCGTGGTGATGGTGCCGTGGGCGCGTCACCATGCTGGACACACGTTTGCCTTTGATGACACGGTGGCCTGGCTGGCGGTGGCCTGCTCGAAAACCGCGGTGTGCGAACTGATGCGAATCGCCTGGCGCACCGTGGGGGCAGTCGTGGCCCGGGTGTGGGCCGACACCGAAAAGACCGTCGATCGGTTCGCCAATCTGCGTCGTATCGGCATTGACGAGATTGCCTACAAACGCCACCACAAGTATTTGACGGTGGTGGTCGACCACGACAGCGGCCACCTGATCTGGGCCGCGCCCGGACGCGACACCGCCACCCTGCGGCGCTTCTTCGACGCGCTGGGTGCCGACCGGGCCGCGCAGATCACCCATGTGTCCGCCGATGCGGCGGACTGGATCGCCGACGTCGTCGCCGAGCGTTGCCCGGCCGCGATCCGTTGCGCCGATCCGTTTCACGTGGTGGCCTGGGCCACCGAGGCCCTGGACGCCGAGCGGCGCCGGGCCTGGAATGACGCGCGGACGCTGGCGCGTACCGAGGCCAAATGGGGCCGTGGCCGGCCCGCCAAGAACACCGCGCCGCGGCGGGTCATGAGCGGGCACGGCGGCTCAAGGGTGCCCGCTATGCGCTGTGGAAAAACCCCGAAGACCTCAGCGAACGTCAAACCGCCAAACTGGCCTGGATCGCCAAGACCGATCCCCGGCTATACCGTGCCTATCTGCTCAAAGAGGGCCTACGGCACGTGTTTTCGGTCAAGGGCGAGGAAGGCAAACAGGCCCTGGACCGGTGGATCTCCTGGGCGCGGCGCTGCCGCATCCCGGTATTCGTCGAGCTGGCCGGCCGCATCGTGCGCCACCGCCAGGCCATCGACGCCGCCCTCGACCACGGCCTGTCCCAGGGACTGATCGAATCCACCAACACCAAAATCCGGGTCCTGACCCGCGTCGCGTTCGGGTTTCACAACCCCGCCGCACTGATCGCGCTGGCCATGCTCGCCCTCGGCGGCCACCGCCCCACACTGCCCGGCCGCGGCTAACACCCCACCAGGGCACCCCTGGCGGGCCCCTTCCGCAACGTCGCCGATTCTGCGCCACCCGCGCGTCGGTGTCCATGTCGTTCCGCCTCGCTGCGCTCGGGGGGCTCCACATGGACACCTCCCACGCAGGCAGCGCCAACGAGCAACTATCGCGGAAGGGAGCAAGAAGAAACTTCCAACCCATCAACCCACGGATAGGTCAGGAGCACCCCATTTCGCACCGAAATTGGGCTCTTCTGACAGTTCCGTGGGTGGATAGCAGCGAAGTAGGGGCGCACGCCGTTGTGGCTTAAGGTTTCTGGCTTGTGAAGGGTCCGAAACCAAAGGAGCCAGCAACGACGTGCGCAATGTGAGGCTATGGCGTGCGCTGCTTGGTGTCGACCGCCGCACGGTAATCGAGGACATCGAGTTCGCTGAAGACGGCGATGGCGCGGAGTTGGTGGTGGCGCGGGTGCGCTCGCGCAGCGGTATGTCGGGCCGCTGTGGCCGCTGTCAACGCAAGGCGCCCTGGTATGACCGGGGTGAGGGACCGCGGCGGTGGCGGGCTTGGACTTGGGCACGATCCGGGTGTTTTTGGAGGCCGAGGCGCCGCGGGTGAATTGCCCCGCCCATGGGCCGACCGTGGTGATGGTGCCGTGGGCGCGTCACCATGCTGGACACACGTTTGCCTTTGATGACACGGTGGCCTGGCTGGCGGTGGCCTGCTCGAAAACCGCGGTGTGCGAACTGATGCGAATCGCCTGGCGCACCGTGGGGGCAGTCGTGGCCCGGGTGTGGGCCGACACCGAAAAGACCGTCGATCGGTTCGCCAATCTGCGTCGTATCGGCATTGACGAGATTGCCTACAAACGCCACCACAAGTATTTGACGGTGGTGGTCGACCACGACAGCGGCCACCTGATCTGGGCCGCGCCCGGACGCGACACCGCCACCCTGCGGCGCTTCTTCGACGCGCTGGGTGCCGACCGGGCCGCGCAGATCACCCATGTGTCCGCCGATGCGGCGGACTGGATCGCCGACGTCGTCGCCGAGCGTTGCCCGGCCGCGATCCGTTGCGCCGATCCGTTTCACGTGGTGGCCTGGGCCACCGAGGCCCTGGACGCCGAGCGGCGCCGGGCCTGGAATGACGCGCGGACGCTGGCGCGTACCGAGGCCAAATGGGGCCGTGGCCGGCCCGCCAAGAACACCGCGCCGCGGCCGGGTCATGAGCGGGCACGGCGGCTCAAGGGTGCCCGCTATGCGCTGTGGAAAAACCCCGAAGACCTCAGCGAACGTCAAACCGCCAAACTGGCCTGGATCGCCAAGACCGATCCCCGGCTATACCGTGCCTATCTGCTCAAAGAGGGCCTACGGCACGTGTTTTCGGTCAAGGGCGAGGAAGGCAAACAGGCCCTGGACCGGTGGATCTCCTGGGCGCGGCGCTGCCGCATCCCGGTATTCGTCGAGCTGGCCGGCCGCATCGTGCGCCACCGCCAGGCCATCGACGCCGCCCTCGACCACGGCCTGTCCCAGGGACTGATCGAATCCACCAACACCAAAATCCGGGTCCTGACCCGCGTCGCGTTCGGGTTTCACAACCCCGCCGCACTGATCGCGCTGGCCATGCTCGCCCTCGGCGGCCACCGCCCCACACTGCCCGGCCGCGGCTAACACCCCACCAGGGCACCCCTGGCGGGCCCCTTCCGCAACGTCGCCGATTCTGCGCCACCCGCGCGTCGGTGTCCATGTCGTTCCGCCTCGCTGCGCTCGGGGGGCTCCACATGGACACCTCCCACGCAGGCAGCGCCAACGAGCAACTATCGCGGAAGGGAGCAAGAAGAAACTTCCAACCCATCAACCCACGGATAGGTCAGGAGCACCCGAAATTGGGGGCTTTTACGTCTTCTCGGCGTCAAAAGACATACTCGAGGCGGGTCATCATGCCGGCTTCGAGGTGGTAGGTGTTGTGACAATGCATCACCCACACGCCAGGGTTGTCGGCGAACAGCACGGCGCGCAGTTTTTGCTTTGGCAGCACGATGACGGTGTCCTTCCGGGGACCAGGAGTGCCGTCAGCCCTGATCAGCTGAAAGGTGTGCCCGTGCAGGTGGATTGGGTGGTACATCATGGTGGTGTTGTCGAACATCAGGGTCGGCCGCTGGCCTTGGCGCACGTGCAGCGGATTGGTCTTGCTGTAGGGCTCGCCGTTGATCATCCAGTCGTATTTCGCCATATTGCCGCCTAGGACGACCGGGAGCTCGAGGTTGGGTTCTGGCCGACCCAAGTTGACAGCCGTTGTAGCGGTGAACATTTCGACCGTTCCCACCCGCTTGGTCAGCTCGGTCGGGCGAAATTGGGGGTCCGGCGCGGCGCCGGCGCCGGTGGAAAGCAACGCGCGCGCCAGCGCGTTCTTGCCTTCCGCGACCGCGACCAAAGGGAATACGCCGTCGGCCGCGGTGACGATGACGTCGTAGCGTTCGGCCATGCCGATTAGCAGGGCGTCGACCTGGGTGGGAATCACCGGGTAACCGTCGGTGTGCGTGACGGTCATCGAATGACCGGCCAGAGCGACGCGAAACGCGGTGTCGGAACCGGCGTTGATGATCCGAATCCTGATTCGCTGGCCCGGTTTTGCGTTGAAGGTCGTCGCGGCCGTGGGAATTCGCCCGTTGACCAGATAGTAGGGGTAGGAAATGTCGCCGGCGTCGCCGCCCAGCAGGTCGCTGGCGCCGACCTCGCCGGGCATACCGGGCATCGTGCTCGCCGAGGTCGTCGTGGTTGTCGGGCTAGTCGAAGTTGTCTCGGACGTGCCGGACGTCGTCGGGGTGGTCGTCGTTGCCGTGGTCGTCGTGGTAGTCGTCGTGCTCGGCTTGTTCGGATTGGTCAGTTCGTTGTAGAGCTGTTGCGGTGTCTTGCCGACGCCATCCGTCCAATCATCTAGGACGACAATCCATTCGGCGTCGTAGCTGATGTGCTCGGTCGGATTGTCGATGATTACCGGCAGATACAGCCCCTTGTCGCCGTCGAGGCCGGTGTGTGGATGGGCCCAGTAGGTGCCCGCGTCCTGGACGGAGAACCGATACGTGAACTCCTGACTGGCACCGATGTTCGGGGTGGCAGGCTCGGCCCCGTCCATGTCGTTGCGCAGTGTGATGCCATGCCAATGGATCGACGTCGGATGGTCGAGCTGGTTTTTGACCGTGACCACCAGCTCATCGCCGACGGTGGCCCGAATCAGCTGGCCGGGAATCGTGTTGCCGTAGGCCAGCGTGCGGACGATCGGCCCACCCAGGTCGATCTCTATCTGTTGGGGGGACACGTTGACAGTCACGGTGCGCCCGCTGTGCGGCCGGGCGGCCTCGGCGGCGGCGATGGCGGCGGACATTTGGGCCGCCGGTGTCGGGGCCTTGGATTGGCTGCAGGCGACCAACGCGAACCCGCCGGCGATCCCGGCAGCGATGAAGCCGCGCCTGCTCAACTGCACCCCTTCGCTGGAGATACCGCTCGTTGGCAGCACCGGCATTGACCGCGCCTCCTAAAGTTGTCGATTTGTCCCGGCGTTTTACACCCTGCTCAGGTAAACGACATATTGCAACTGATGCCCGCCGATGCTTTACACCATACCCGTATAGGGTATACAGTGAGCGGCGTGAAGGGCCGGCACGTGGACTGGATGCGATCCCCGATGATCACGCTTGCCCTTGCATGGGTAGGCGTTGCCATATTCGCTCAATGCTGGCTTCCGCAACCCCACGCTCATACGGTTCATCCGGACCATCCGCTGGTGACGTCGCTGGGGGCTGAGTTTGCGGTCAGCAGCGACCACGCGCACCTTTCCGACAACTCGACACCCGCCTGCCCCGAGCAGTTCGCCACCGCGGTGCTACCCCGGCCCGTCGACCCATTGTTCGCGTCGTTCACCGTTGCGGTGGCCGCGGGCCTCGTGGGCGTGCTCACCTACCTCGTCGTGCCGGCCGGGCGCGGTCCGCCCGCGGGTGTGGTTGTCGCTCGCCCCGGTCAACACCTGTTGACCCGGTTCTGCCTCGCTCGTCGCTGACTGGTCAGCGCCAGACCGTGGCCATTCGCCACGGCCGGTGCCGGCTGACCCACGTCAATTGCCGCGCATGAGCTCGCGGCCTCGATGCAGAATCGGCGACCAAAATGAACAACAACTTTCCCACCGGCGGCGGCAACCCGAACAACCCGAGGATGCTCGTTCCCGGCCGGTCACATTTCCCCTGGGTCAGGCCGAGGCCGACCCGGGACCGGTATCGCGCGGTCCCTGAGGGCTATCACCTCACTCCCGGGCGAAATCGCCAACCGGGCACCATGGTCGGCAACACCCCGGCGCTGTGGATACCCGAGCTGTCCGGGGCCTCGGGCGCCGTTGGGGCCGCCGATCGTGGATTTTGGGCCAAGCTCGAAGGATTCAACCCCGGCGGCAGCATGAAAGACCGCCCGGCCATGCACATGGTCGAGCTGGCTCGGGCGCGTGGTGAGTTGCGTCCCGGGGCGCGCATCGTCGAGTCCACCAGCGGCAGCCTGGGGTTAGGTCTGGCACTGGCCGGCCAAGCATACGGGCATCCGGTCACGGTGGTCACCGATACCGGCATGGAGCCGATCATTCGACATCTGCTGGCCGCCTATGGCGCCGACGTCGATCTGGTCACCGAGCCGCACCCGGTCGGCGGGTGGCAGCAGGCACGCACAGACCGGGTCGCGGCGCTGCTGGCCGCCGACCCGGACGCCTGGAACCCCGACCAATACAACAACCCCGACAATGTGGCGGGCTATCAGTCGCTGGCCTTGGAGTTGCGCGATCAGCTCGACAAGGTCGACGTGTTGGTGTGCTCGGTGGGCACCGGCGGGCATTCGGCGGGGGTGGCGCGGGTTTTGCGCCAGTTCAACCCTGCGATGAATCTGATCGGGGTCGACACGATCGGGTCGACGATTTTCGGCCAGCCCGCCGCGAGCCGGTTGATGCGTGGGCTGGGGTCGAGCATCTATCCGGGCAACATCGACTACGACGCCTTCGACGAGGTGCATTGG
This is a stretch of genomic DNA from Mycobacterium lacus. It encodes these proteins:
- a CDS encoding cyclase family protein, producing the protein MASLTEFRRVARDLRNWGRWGEADELGTLNFITAEKVAQAASLVRHGKVFPLGVDFGSSGPQGAFAFRQNPIHLMTVDGGDVNTLAQYGPGWAQNLMAQQTSQYLVDNPFRFNDDMIIMPLQAASQWDALSHCYYDDRLYNGFPAGSVTSLGAYHCGIDKVDVKGITSRGILLDLVRHRGAEVFLEHGNPITPEELDDVVRSQGVTIERGDIVLIRTGWWARFLQTGNKTEPYSGLDWRCAQWLHHHEIAAVAADNLQVEDPVSGVEGLFLPFHLLCLRDMGLMLGEYWDLTALAADCAADGIYEFQLVAPPLRFVGAVGSPVNPIAIK
- a CDS encoding alpha/beta fold hydrolase; its protein translation is MEYRTTVVDGLVTAYLEAGDGDPVVLLHGGEFGASAELGWERNIAALAAHHRVLAPDMLGFGRSAKVIDFVDGRGMRIRHVARFCDALGIDSAHFAGNSMGAIMLLTDTTSDAPWLPVRSMAVICGGGDIQKNRHFEALQEYDATLPAMRRIVEALFYDASYPADDDYVRRRYESSMAPGAWEAVAAARFRRPGAASPAAPSSARPYERIQVPTLVVEGANDKLLASGWAAQIAKQIDGGRHLVIDGAGHCPQIEQSSTVNGLLLAFFREQT
- a CDS encoding multicopper oxidase family protein; translated protein: MPVLPTSGISSEGVQLSRRGFIAAGIAGGFALVACSQSKAPTPAAQMSAAIAAAEAARPHSGRTVTVNVSPQQIEIDLGGPIVRTLAYGNTIPGQLIRATVGDELVVTVKNQLDHPTSIHWHGITLRNDMDGAEPATPNIGASQEFTYRFSVQDAGTYWAHPHTGLDGDKGLYLPVIIDNPTEHISYDAEWIVVLDDWTDGVGKTPQQLYNELTNPNKPSTTTTTTTTATTTTPTTSGTSETTSTSPTTTTTSASTMPGMPGEVGASDLLGGDAGDISYPYYLVNGRIPTAATTFNAKPGQRIRIRIINAGSDTAFRVALAGHSMTVTHTDGYPVIPTQVDALLIGMAERYDVIVTAADGVFPLVAVAEGKNALARALLSTGAGAAPDPQFRPTELTKRVGTVEMFTATTAVNLGRPEPNLELPVVLGGNMAKYDWMINGEPYSKTNPLHVRQGQRPTLMFDNTTMMYHPIHLHGHTFQLIRADGTPGPRKDTVIVLPKQKLRAVLFADNPGVWVMHCHNTYHLEAGMMTRLEYVF
- the lpqS gene encoding putative copper homeostasis (lipo)protein LpqS, translated to MRSPMITLALAWVGVAIFAQCWLPQPHAHTVHPDHPLVTSLGAEFAVSSDHAHLSDNSTPACPEQFATAVLPRPVDPLFASFTVAVAAGLVGVLTYLVVPAGRGPPAGVVVARPGQHLLTRFCLARR
- a CDS encoding PLP-dependent cysteine synthase family protein, whose protein sequence is MLVPGRSHFPWVRPRPTRDRYRAVPEGYHLTPGRNRQPGTMVGNTPALWIPELSGASGAVGAADRGFWAKLEGFNPGGSMKDRPAMHMVELARARGELRPGARIVESTSGSLGLGLALAGQAYGHPVTVVTDTGMEPIIRHLLAAYGADVDLVTEPHPVGGWQQARTDRVAALLAADPDAWNPDQYNNPDNVAGYQSLALELRDQLDKVDVLVCSVGTGGHSAGVARVLRQFNPAMNLIGVDTIGSTIFGQPAASRLMRGLGSSIYPGNIDYDAFDEVHWVAPADAVWACRALAGRQFASGGWSVGAVALVAGWAARTLASDITIAAVFPDGPQRYFDTIYNDDYCRRHDLLDWTPAAEPAVIADPGEQVVNSWTRCATVVDPALKRRRPIADAVKIPA